A single region of the Oxyura jamaicensis isolate SHBP4307 breed ruddy duck chromosome 6, BPBGC_Ojam_1.0, whole genome shotgun sequence genome encodes:
- the RGS10 gene encoding regulator of G-protein signaling 10 isoform X1, giving the protein MRCQERSQSRNKASWLPETEINDSEGHPSSSHQSLKGTSKWATSLENLLEDPEGVKRFREFLKKEFSEENVLFWLACEEFKKTQGKKQMQEKAKEIYMTFLSNKASSQVNVEGQSRLNETILETPHPLMFQKLQDQIFNLMKYDSYSRFLKSDIFLNHKKSEEQEENSPEAQTAAKRASRIYNT; this is encoded by the exons ATGCGGTGTCAGGAGCGCTCCCAAAGCCGTAACAAGGCTTCGTGGCTTCCCGAAACAG AGATAAACGACAGCGAGGGtcaccccagcagcagccaccaaaGCTTGAAAGGAACCTCAAAATGGGCTACGTCACTGGAGAACCTCCTTGAAGATCCAGAAGGAGTTAAACGATTTAGG gaatttttaaagaaagaattcaGTGAAGAAAACGTTTTGTTCTGGCTAGCATgtgaagagtttaaaaaaacacagggaaaaaaacag ATGCaagaaaaagctaaagaaatTTACATGACTTTCCTGTCCAATAAGGCTTCATCCCAAGTCAATGTTGAAGGGCAGTCCCGTTTGAACGAGACAATTTTGGAGACGCCTCACCCTCTAATGTTTCAGAAGCTCCAGGACCAG ATATTCAACCTCATGAAATACGACAGCTACAGCCGCTTCTTAAAGTCAGACATCTTCCTAAACCATAAGAAGTCGGAGGAGCAAGAGGAGAATTCACCAGAGGCTCAGACTGCAGCTAAAAGAGCGTCAAGAATTTACAACACTTGA
- the RGS10 gene encoding regulator of G-protein signaling 10 isoform X2, with protein sequence MFNRAVSRLSRKRPPSEINDSEGHPSSSHQSLKGTSKWATSLENLLEDPEGVKRFREFLKKEFSEENVLFWLACEEFKKTQGKKQMQEKAKEIYMTFLSNKASSQVNVEGQSRLNETILETPHPLMFQKLQDQIFNLMKYDSYSRFLKSDIFLNHKKSEEQEENSPEAQTAAKRASRIYNT encoded by the exons ATGTTCAACCGGGCCGTGAGCCGCCTCAGCAGGAAGCGCCCGCCCTCAG AGATAAACGACAGCGAGGGtcaccccagcagcagccaccaaaGCTTGAAAGGAACCTCAAAATGGGCTACGTCACTGGAGAACCTCCTTGAAGATCCAGAAGGAGTTAAACGATTTAGG gaatttttaaagaaagaattcaGTGAAGAAAACGTTTTGTTCTGGCTAGCATgtgaagagtttaaaaaaacacagggaaaaaaacag ATGCaagaaaaagctaaagaaatTTACATGACTTTCCTGTCCAATAAGGCTTCATCCCAAGTCAATGTTGAAGGGCAGTCCCGTTTGAACGAGACAATTTTGGAGACGCCTCACCCTCTAATGTTTCAGAAGCTCCAGGACCAG ATATTCAACCTCATGAAATACGACAGCTACAGCCGCTTCTTAAAGTCAGACATCTTCCTAAACCATAAGAAGTCGGAGGAGCAAGAGGAGAATTCACCAGAGGCTCAGACTGCAGCTAAAAGAGCGTCAAGAATTTACAACACTTGA
- the TIAL1 gene encoding nucleolysin TIAR isoform X1 translates to MEDDGQPRTLYVGNLSRDVTEVLILQLFSQIGPCKSCKMITEQPDSRRVNSSVGFSVLQHTSNDPYCFVEFYEHRDAAAALAAMNGRKILGKEVKVNWATTPSSQKKDTSNHFHVFVGDLSPEITTEDIKSAFAPFGKISDARVVKDMATGKSKGYGFVSFYNKLDAENAIVHMGGQWLGGRQIRTNWATRKPPAPKSTQENNTKQLRFEDVVNQSSPKNCTVYCGGIASGLTDQLMRQTFSPFGQIMEIRVFPEKGYSFVRFSTHESAAHAIVSVNGTTIEGHVVKCYWGKESPDMTKNFQQVDYSQWGQWSQVYGNPQQYGQYMANGWQVPSYGMYGQAWNQQGFGVDQSPSAAWMGGFGAQPAQGQGAPVIPNQAGYGMASYQTQ, encoded by the exons CTATGTAGGAAACCTCTCCAGAGATGTGACTGAAGTCCTTATACTTCAGTTATTCAGCCAGATTGGACCATGCAAAAGCTGTAAAATGATAACAGAG caacCCGATAGCAGAAGGGTCAACTCTTCTGttggattttctgttttgcagcatACAAGCAATGACCCTTATTGCTTTGTGGAATTTTATGAACACAGAGATGCAGCTGCTGCATTAGCTGCTATGAATGGGAGAAAAATTTTGGGAaag GAGGTCAAAGTAAACTGGGCAACAACACCAAGTAGCCAGAAAAAAGATACATCCA atcacTTCCATGTGTTCGTTGGGGATTTAAGTCCAGAAATAACAACAGAAGACATCAAGTCAGCATTTGCTCCTTTTGGTAAAATATC GGATGCACGGGTAGTTAAAGATATGGCAACTGGAAAGTCAAAAGGCTATGgttttgtatctttttataACAAACTG GATGCAGAAAATGCTATTGTACACATGGGAGGCCAGTGGCTGGGAGGCCGTCAGATCAGAACTAACTGGGCGACACGGAAACCACCAGCCCCCAAAAGTACACAAGAAA atAACACAAAACAATTGAGATTTGAAGACGTAGTAAATCAGTCAAGTCCAAAAAATTGTACTGTTTACTGTGGAGGAATTGCTTCTGGGCTAACAG ATCAACTTATGAGACAGACTTTTTCACCGTTTGGACAGATTATGGAAATCAGAGTGTTTCCTGAAAAAGGTTACTCTTTTGTCAG ATTTTCAACCCATGAAAGTGCAGCACATGCTATTGTTTCAGTTAATGGAACCACAATTGAAGGACATGTTGTTAAATGTTATTGGGGTAAAGAGTCCCCTGATATGACTAAAAACTTCCAACAG GTGGATTACAGTCAGTGGGGGCAATGGAGCCAAGTATACGGAAATCCCCAACAGTACGGGCAATACATGGCCAACGGGTGGCAAGTACCGTCATATGGAATGTACGGCCAGGCGTGGAATCAACAGGGGTTTGGAGTAGA CCAATCTCCATCTGCTGCCTGGATGGGTGGATTTGGTgctcagcctgcccagggaCAAGGTGCTCCTGTAATACCTAACCAAGCTGGATATGGTATGGCAAGCTACCAAACGCAGTGA
- the TIAL1 gene encoding nucleolysin TIAR isoform X2, whose protein sequence is MEDDGQPRTLYVGNLSRDVTEVLILQLFSQIGPCKSCKMITEHTSNDPYCFVEFYEHRDAAAALAAMNGRKILGKEVKVNWATTPSSQKKDTSNHFHVFVGDLSPEITTEDIKSAFAPFGKISDARVVKDMATGKSKGYGFVSFYNKLDAENAIVHMGGQWLGGRQIRTNWATRKPPAPKSTQENNTKQLRFEDVVNQSSPKNCTVYCGGIASGLTDQLMRQTFSPFGQIMEIRVFPEKGYSFVRFSTHESAAHAIVSVNGTTIEGHVVKCYWGKESPDMTKNFQQVDYSQWGQWSQVYGNPQQYGQYMANGWQVPSYGMYGQAWNQQGFGVDQSPSAAWMGGFGAQPAQGQGAPVIPNQAGYGMASYQTQ, encoded by the exons CTATGTAGGAAACCTCTCCAGAGATGTGACTGAAGTCCTTATACTTCAGTTATTCAGCCAGATTGGACCATGCAAAAGCTGTAAAATGATAACAGAG catACAAGCAATGACCCTTATTGCTTTGTGGAATTTTATGAACACAGAGATGCAGCTGCTGCATTAGCTGCTATGAATGGGAGAAAAATTTTGGGAaag GAGGTCAAAGTAAACTGGGCAACAACACCAAGTAGCCAGAAAAAAGATACATCCA atcacTTCCATGTGTTCGTTGGGGATTTAAGTCCAGAAATAACAACAGAAGACATCAAGTCAGCATTTGCTCCTTTTGGTAAAATATC GGATGCACGGGTAGTTAAAGATATGGCAACTGGAAAGTCAAAAGGCTATGgttttgtatctttttataACAAACTG GATGCAGAAAATGCTATTGTACACATGGGAGGCCAGTGGCTGGGAGGCCGTCAGATCAGAACTAACTGGGCGACACGGAAACCACCAGCCCCCAAAAGTACACAAGAAA atAACACAAAACAATTGAGATTTGAAGACGTAGTAAATCAGTCAAGTCCAAAAAATTGTACTGTTTACTGTGGAGGAATTGCTTCTGGGCTAACAG ATCAACTTATGAGACAGACTTTTTCACCGTTTGGACAGATTATGGAAATCAGAGTGTTTCCTGAAAAAGGTTACTCTTTTGTCAG ATTTTCAACCCATGAAAGTGCAGCACATGCTATTGTTTCAGTTAATGGAACCACAATTGAAGGACATGTTGTTAAATGTTATTGGGGTAAAGAGTCCCCTGATATGACTAAAAACTTCCAACAG GTGGATTACAGTCAGTGGGGGCAATGGAGCCAAGTATACGGAAATCCCCAACAGTACGGGCAATACATGGCCAACGGGTGGCAAGTACCGTCATATGGAATGTACGGCCAGGCGTGGAATCAACAGGGGTTTGGAGTAGA CCAATCTCCATCTGCTGCCTGGATGGGTGGATTTGGTgctcagcctgcccagggaCAAGGTGCTCCTGTAATACCTAACCAAGCTGGATATGGTATGGCAAGCTACCAAACGCAGTGA
- the TIAL1 gene encoding nucleolysin TIAR isoform X3: MDARVVKDMATGKSKGYGFVSFYNKLDAENAIVHMGGQWLGGRQIRTNWATRKPPAPKSTQENNTKQLRFEDVVNQSSPKNCTVYCGGIASGLTDQLMRQTFSPFGQIMEIRVFPEKGYSFVRFSTHESAAHAIVSVNGTTIEGHVVKCYWGKESPDMTKNFQQVDYSQWGQWSQVYGNPQQYGQYMANGWQVPSYGMYGQAWNQQGFGVDQSPSAAWMGGFGAQPAQGQGAPVIPNQAGYGMASYQTQ; this comes from the exons AT GGATGCACGGGTAGTTAAAGATATGGCAACTGGAAAGTCAAAAGGCTATGgttttgtatctttttataACAAACTG GATGCAGAAAATGCTATTGTACACATGGGAGGCCAGTGGCTGGGAGGCCGTCAGATCAGAACTAACTGGGCGACACGGAAACCACCAGCCCCCAAAAGTACACAAGAAA atAACACAAAACAATTGAGATTTGAAGACGTAGTAAATCAGTCAAGTCCAAAAAATTGTACTGTTTACTGTGGAGGAATTGCTTCTGGGCTAACAG ATCAACTTATGAGACAGACTTTTTCACCGTTTGGACAGATTATGGAAATCAGAGTGTTTCCTGAAAAAGGTTACTCTTTTGTCAG ATTTTCAACCCATGAAAGTGCAGCACATGCTATTGTTTCAGTTAATGGAACCACAATTGAAGGACATGTTGTTAAATGTTATTGGGGTAAAGAGTCCCCTGATATGACTAAAAACTTCCAACAG GTGGATTACAGTCAGTGGGGGCAATGGAGCCAAGTATACGGAAATCCCCAACAGTACGGGCAATACATGGCCAACGGGTGGCAAGTACCGTCATATGGAATGTACGGCCAGGCGTGGAATCAACAGGGGTTTGGAGTAGA CCAATCTCCATCTGCTGCCTGGATGGGTGGATTTGGTgctcagcctgcccagggaCAAGGTGCTCCTGTAATACCTAACCAAGCTGGATATGGTATGGCAAGCTACCAAACGCAGTGA